Proteins from one Myxococcus stipitatus genomic window:
- a CDS encoding NAD(P)/FAD-dependent oxidoreductase, producing MSNPDVIVVGAGLAGLACARALIQSRVRVLLLEAADAPGGRVRTEVCEGFLLDRGFQVYLSAYPEGRQVLDLKALRLRRFAPGAKVWRGGRLHTVADPLRRPLAGLGQLFGPVGTFGDKLRVLELRQLARSGEDEDVWLRPQRTSRRYLEELGFTESMVEGFLRPFLSGVFLDRALTTSSRFLEFVFRMFATGDACVPEQGMRAIPAQLAAKLPTAVLRMHTPVADVWGHRVRLADGEQVAAKAVVVATEPTSAAALLPGMPVPRMNAVTCLYFAAPEPPVSGPWLVLNGEGRGVVNHLAVMSEVSATYAPPGQALIAVSVLGVSTDEDGLRVKVLAELTEWFGSRVARWRHLRTYSLPYALPAQTVDALEPPHRPVRLSPGLFVCGDHRDSASIQGALVSGRRAAEAVLRDLEA from the coding sequence GTGTCGAACCCGGACGTCATCGTGGTGGGGGCAGGGCTCGCGGGGCTGGCTTGCGCGCGGGCGCTCATCCAGTCCCGGGTGCGGGTGCTGCTGCTGGAGGCGGCGGACGCGCCGGGGGGCCGGGTGCGGACGGAGGTGTGCGAGGGCTTCCTCCTGGATCGGGGCTTCCAGGTCTACCTGTCCGCCTACCCGGAGGGGCGGCAGGTGCTGGACCTGAAGGCGCTGCGGCTGCGGCGCTTCGCGCCCGGGGCGAAGGTCTGGCGGGGAGGACGGCTGCACACGGTGGCCGACCCGCTGCGTCGCCCGCTGGCGGGGCTGGGCCAGCTGTTCGGGCCGGTGGGGACGTTCGGCGACAAGCTGCGGGTGCTGGAGCTGCGGCAGCTGGCGCGCTCGGGCGAGGACGAGGACGTGTGGCTGCGGCCCCAGCGCACCTCGCGGCGCTACCTGGAGGAGCTGGGCTTCACCGAGTCGATGGTGGAGGGCTTCCTCCGCCCCTTCCTCTCCGGCGTCTTCCTGGACCGGGCGCTCACCACCTCCAGCCGCTTCCTGGAGTTCGTCTTCCGGATGTTCGCCACGGGGGACGCGTGCGTGCCGGAGCAGGGCATGCGGGCCATTCCCGCGCAGCTCGCGGCGAAGCTGCCCACGGCCGTGTTGCGGATGCACACGCCCGTCGCGGACGTGTGGGGGCACCGGGTGCGGTTGGCGGACGGGGAGCAGGTGGCGGCGAAGGCGGTGGTGGTCGCCACCGAGCCCACGAGCGCGGCGGCGCTGCTGCCCGGCATGCCGGTGCCCCGGATGAACGCGGTGACGTGCCTGTATTTCGCGGCGCCGGAGCCGCCGGTGTCGGGGCCCTGGCTGGTGCTCAATGGCGAGGGGCGTGGCGTGGTGAACCACCTGGCGGTGATGAGCGAGGTGTCCGCCACGTACGCGCCCCCGGGCCAGGCGCTCATCGCGGTGTCGGTGCTGGGCGTGTCGACGGACGAGGACGGGCTGCGCGTGAAGGTGCTCGCGGAGCTGACGGAGTGGTTCGGCTCGCGGGTGGCGCGGTGGCGGCACCTGCGCACGTACTCGCTGCCCTATGCGCTGCCCGCGCAGACGGTGGACGCGCTGGAGCCGCCGCACCGGCCCGTGCGGTTGTCCCCGGGGTTGTTCGTCTGCGGGGACCACCGCGACAGCGCCTCCATCCAGGGCGCGCTGGTGTCGGGGCGGCGCGCGGCGGAGGCCGTGCTGCGAGACCTGGAGGCCTGA
- the aroF gene encoding 3-deoxy-7-phosphoheptulonate synthase — protein MLIVMRPDATAQDIERVNDEIRRRGWQPHAIPGGTRTAIGITGNPGAVEPEPFRVLPGVADAVAVSQPFKLVSREVKPDDTQLRVGDLTLGGAAFHVIAGPCSVESREQILSTAHAVKKAGATMLRGGAFKPRTSPYEFQGLKGDGLALLAEARKETGLLVTTEVKDTATLDAVAEATDILQIGARNMQNFSLLEAVGERRKPVLLKRGMSATIKELLMAAEYIVARGNTQVILCERGIRTFETMTRNTLDLNAVPMLKQLSHLPVFVDPSHGIGVRKAVPAMMRAAVAVGADGIIVEVHPDPPRARSDGAQSLDFPEFDKAMNEVRAIAQAMGREVVRLG, from the coding sequence ATGTTGATCGTGATGCGACCAGACGCGACGGCCCAGGACATCGAGCGTGTGAACGACGAGATCCGCCGTCGTGGCTGGCAACCGCACGCGATTCCAGGAGGCACTCGCACCGCCATCGGCATCACCGGCAACCCGGGCGCGGTGGAGCCGGAGCCCTTCCGTGTCCTGCCTGGCGTCGCGGACGCCGTCGCCGTGTCCCAGCCGTTCAAGCTCGTCAGCCGCGAGGTGAAGCCGGACGACACCCAACTGCGCGTGGGCGACCTCACGCTCGGCGGCGCGGCCTTCCACGTCATCGCGGGCCCGTGCTCGGTGGAGTCGCGCGAGCAGATCCTCTCCACCGCCCACGCGGTGAAGAAGGCCGGCGCCACCATGCTGCGGGGGGGCGCGTTCAAGCCGCGCACCAGCCCCTACGAGTTCCAGGGCCTCAAGGGCGACGGGCTGGCGCTGCTGGCCGAGGCGCGCAAGGAGACGGGCCTGCTCGTCACCACCGAGGTGAAGGACACCGCCACGTTGGACGCGGTGGCCGAGGCCACGGACATCCTCCAGATTGGCGCGCGCAACATGCAGAACTTCAGCCTGCTGGAGGCCGTGGGCGAGCGCCGCAAGCCCGTGCTCCTCAAGCGCGGCATGAGCGCCACCATCAAGGAGCTGCTGATGGCGGCCGAGTACATCGTCGCCCGCGGCAACACCCAGGTCATCCTCTGCGAGCGCGGCATCCGCACCTTCGAGACGATGACGCGCAACACGCTGGACCTGAACGCGGTGCCCATGCTCAAGCAGCTGTCGCACCTGCCCGTCTTCGTGGACCCGTCGCACGGCATCGGCGTGCGCAAGGCGGTGCCGGCGATGATGCGGGCGGCCGTGGCGGTGGGGGCGGACGGCATCATCGTCGAGGTGCACCCGGATCCGCCGCGCGCCAGGTCGGATGGCGCCCAGTCGTTGGACTTCCCGGAGTTCGACAAGGCCATGAACGAGGTGCGCGCGATTGCGCAGGCCATGGGCCGCGAAGTCGTGCGGCTGGGATAG
- the trpD gene encoding anthranilate phosphoribosyltransferase gives MTLKEALGKVVGRRDLTREEMARVMGLMLAGEASPAQVGALATALKMKGETEDEILGAAEAMRACATKLTPRAQVVLDTCGTGGDGAHTFNISTAVAFVAAGAGVTVAKHGNRAVSSRCGSADVLAALGVSMERPHERVALDIDEHGVGFLFAPSHHGALRHVAQARRDLGFHSVFNLLGPLTNPAGARYQLLGTFDGKRVEQTARVLGRLGSRRAWVVHGHDGLDEISPCAPTEVAELREDGTVRVFTVRPEDAGLEVVPRESIAGGDADENAKRLRSLLDGERSGLRTAVLLNAAAALVVVGQVDDLREGVRRAESAIDSGAASRKLAALIQGALS, from the coding sequence ATGACACTCAAGGAAGCGCTGGGCAAGGTGGTGGGCCGGCGCGACCTCACCCGCGAGGAGATGGCCCGGGTCATGGGCCTGATGCTCGCGGGAGAGGCGTCGCCTGCCCAGGTGGGCGCGCTCGCGACCGCGCTCAAGATGAAGGGTGAGACGGAGGACGAAATCCTGGGGGCGGCGGAGGCCATGCGGGCCTGCGCCACGAAGCTGACGCCCCGGGCGCAGGTGGTGCTCGACACATGCGGCACGGGCGGTGACGGCGCGCACACCTTCAACATCTCCACCGCGGTGGCCTTCGTGGCCGCCGGGGCGGGGGTGACGGTGGCCAAGCACGGCAACCGCGCCGTCTCCAGCCGGTGTGGCAGCGCGGACGTGCTGGCCGCGCTGGGCGTGTCCATGGAGCGGCCTCACGAGCGCGTCGCGCTCGACATCGACGAGCACGGCGTGGGCTTCCTCTTCGCGCCCTCGCACCACGGGGCCCTGCGCCACGTGGCGCAGGCGCGGCGGGACCTGGGCTTCCACAGCGTGTTCAACCTGCTGGGGCCGCTGACCAACCCCGCGGGCGCGCGCTACCAGCTGCTGGGCACGTTCGACGGCAAGCGCGTGGAGCAGACGGCGCGCGTGCTGGGGCGGCTGGGGAGCCGCCGCGCCTGGGTGGTGCACGGCCACGACGGCCTGGACGAAATCTCGCCCTGCGCGCCCACGGAGGTCGCGGAGCTGCGCGAGGACGGCACGGTGCGCGTCTTCACCGTGCGGCCCGAGGACGCGGGGCTGGAGGTCGTGCCGCGCGAGTCCATCGCCGGCGGCGACGCGGACGAGAACGCGAAGCGGCTGCGCTCGCTGCTGGACGGCGAGCGCTCCGGACTGCGCACGGCGGTGCTGCTCAACGCCGCGGCGGCGCTGGTGGTGGTGGGCCAGGTGGACGACCTGCGCGAGGGCGTGCGCCGGGCCGAGTCCGCCATCGACTCGGGGGCCGCCTCGCGCAAGCTCGCCGCGCTCATCCAGGGGGCCCTGTCATGA
- a CDS encoding indole-3-glycerol phosphate synthase TrpC → MSGPGKTGAGSSATPGTLDLIMARKRRELAERPPMAPRPRPEPRDFAGALSRRAPGRPVSVIAEVKRKSPSGGAFPHPDVVAVARAYEAAGASAISVLTDGPDFGGHLDDLVAVRAAVSLPVLRKDFLVAAREVEESALWGADAVLLIADALEDGELREMLAAAREARVAALVEAHTEAHAERALAAGAELVGINNRDLSTLKTDVATALRVMPRLRSRARALVAESGLKTVAELVAARDAGADAVLVGESLLRAAEPGRALRRLLGEEEGPP, encoded by the coding sequence ATGAGCGGCCCCGGGAAGACAGGCGCCGGGTCCTCGGCCACGCCGGGGACGTTGGACCTCATCATGGCGCGCAAGCGCCGGGAGCTGGCGGAGCGCCCCCCCATGGCGCCCCGTCCGCGACCGGAGCCACGGGACTTCGCGGGCGCGCTGTCGCGGCGCGCGCCGGGGCGGCCTGTGAGCGTCATCGCGGAGGTGAAGCGCAAGAGTCCGTCGGGGGGCGCGTTCCCGCACCCGGACGTGGTGGCGGTGGCCCGGGCCTACGAGGCCGCGGGGGCCAGCGCCATCAGCGTGCTGACGGACGGCCCCGACTTCGGCGGGCACCTGGACGACCTCGTCGCGGTGCGCGCGGCGGTGTCGTTGCCGGTGCTGCGCAAGGACTTCCTCGTCGCAGCGCGCGAGGTGGAGGAGAGCGCGCTGTGGGGCGCGGACGCGGTGCTGCTCATCGCGGACGCGCTGGAGGATGGTGAGCTGCGGGAGATGCTCGCCGCGGCGCGGGAGGCGCGGGTCGCCGCGCTGGTGGAGGCCCACACGGAGGCGCACGCCGAGCGGGCCCTGGCGGCGGGCGCGGAGCTGGTGGGCATCAACAACCGCGACCTCTCCACGCTGAAGACGGACGTGGCCACGGCGCTGCGGGTGATGCCCCGGCTGCGGAGCCGCGCCCGCGCGCTGGTGGCGGAGAGCGGGCTCAAGACGGTGGCGGAGCTGGTGGCGGCGCGCGACGCGGGCGCCGACGCGGTGCTCGTCGGCGAGTCGCTCCTGCGCGCCGCCGAGCCGGGCCGCGCGCTGCGGCGCCTGTTGGGCGAGGAGGAAGGTCCGCCGTGA
- a CDS encoding phosphoribosylanthranilate isomerase — MSVKVKVCGVTRLEDARAAWEAGVDALGLNFYPRSPRCVDVATAAALARTRPPLGAVVGVFVNAAPDDIRARVRECGLTLVQLHGDEPPEACSGYGVPVIKALRVQGPADVERARAYVGVGDVAGLLLDGAAPGYGGGGVGFDWSLVARLAGEGVPVLVAGGLKPSNVAEAVRATRPYGVDVASGVESAPGIKDLDAVRAFVRAARSLDFRE, encoded by the coding sequence GTGAGCGTCAAGGTGAAGGTGTGCGGCGTCACGCGCCTGGAGGACGCGCGGGCGGCGTGGGAGGCCGGGGTGGACGCGCTCGGGCTCAACTTCTATCCGCGCTCGCCCCGCTGCGTGGACGTGGCCACGGCGGCGGCGCTCGCGCGCACCCGGCCTCCGCTGGGCGCGGTGGTGGGCGTGTTCGTCAACGCCGCGCCGGACGACATCCGCGCGAGGGTGCGCGAGTGCGGCCTCACGCTGGTGCAGCTGCACGGGGACGAGCCGCCGGAGGCCTGCTCGGGCTACGGCGTGCCCGTCATCAAGGCGCTGCGCGTGCAGGGGCCGGCGGACGTGGAGCGGGCGCGCGCCTACGTGGGCGTGGGCGACGTGGCCGGGCTGCTGTTGGACGGCGCGGCGCCTGGCTACGGCGGCGGCGGCGTGGGCTTCGACTGGTCGCTGGTGGCCAGGCTGGCGGGTGAAGGGGTGCCCGTGCTGGTGGCCGGCGGGCTGAAGCCCTCCAACGTCGCGGAGGCGGTGCGCGCGACGCGGCCCTACGGTGTGGACGTGGCCAGCGGGGTGGAGTCCGCCCCCGGCATCAAGGACCTGGACGCGGTGCGCGCCTTCGTGCGGGCCGCCAGGTCCCTCGACTTCAGGGAGTGA
- the trpB gene encoding tryptophan synthase subunit beta, protein MSTQTATGRFGRFGGRYVPETLVPALLELEEAYSAARADPTFDAEVARVLREFVGRPTTLTPARRLTEAWGGAQVWLKREDLAHTGAHKINNTVGQVLLARRMGKKRIIAETGAGQHGVATATACALFGLPCEVFMGALDVERQALNVFRMRALGAVVRPVESGSRTLKDAMNEAMRSWVSQVSDTHYVIGSAAGPHPYPTVVRDFQSIIGKELRAQAMAAFGRLPDAIVACVGGGSNAIGVLHPFIGDAGVRLIGVEAGGHGLDSGQHGASLTLGTEGVLHGSRSLVLQDADGQIQEAHSISAGLDYPGVGPELAHLAKTGRMEVRTATDDEALAAFYEVARMEGILPALETSHAFARGRELARELGAGKHLVINCSGRGDKDVATISARGVPPAVGVKA, encoded by the coding sequence ATGAGTACGCAGACCGCCACCGGCCGCTTCGGGCGCTTCGGTGGCCGCTATGTGCCGGAGACGCTGGTCCCGGCGCTGCTGGAGCTGGAAGAGGCCTATTCGGCCGCGCGAGCGGACCCGACCTTCGACGCGGAGGTGGCGCGGGTGCTGCGCGAGTTCGTGGGGCGGCCCACGACGCTGACGCCCGCGCGCCGGCTCACCGAGGCGTGGGGGGGCGCGCAGGTGTGGCTCAAGCGCGAGGACCTGGCGCACACGGGCGCGCACAAGATCAACAACACCGTGGGGCAGGTGCTGCTCGCGCGGCGCATGGGCAAGAAGCGCATCATCGCGGAGACGGGCGCGGGACAGCACGGCGTGGCCACGGCGACGGCGTGCGCGCTGTTCGGCCTGCCCTGCGAGGTGTTCATGGGCGCGCTGGACGTGGAGCGGCAGGCGCTCAACGTCTTCCGCATGCGCGCGCTGGGCGCGGTGGTGCGGCCGGTGGAGTCGGGCTCGCGGACGTTGAAGGACGCGATGAACGAGGCCATGCGCTCGTGGGTGTCGCAGGTGTCGGACACGCACTACGTCATCGGCAGCGCGGCGGGGCCGCACCCCTACCCCACGGTGGTCCGCGACTTCCAGTCCATCATCGGCAAGGAGCTGCGCGCGCAGGCGATGGCGGCCTTCGGGAGGTTGCCGGACGCGATTGTCGCGTGCGTGGGCGGCGGCTCGAACGCGATTGGCGTGTTGCATCCGTTCATCGGGGACGCGGGCGTGCGGCTCATCGGCGTGGAGGCCGGGGGCCATGGCCTGGACTCCGGGCAGCATGGCGCGTCGCTGACGCTGGGGACGGAGGGCGTGTTGCACGGCTCGCGCTCGCTGGTGCTCCAGGACGCGGACGGGCAGATTCAAGAGGCGCACAGCATCTCCGCGGGCCTGGACTACCCGGGCGTCGGGCCGGAGCTGGCGCATCTGGCGAAGACGGGGCGCATGGAGGTGCGCACGGCGACGGATGACGAGGCGCTCGCGGCCTTCTACGAGGTGGCGCGGATGGAGGGCATCCTCCCGGCGCTGGAGACATCGCACGCGTTCGCGCGCGGGCGGGAGCTGGCGCGGGAGCTGGGCGCCGGCAAGCACCTGGTCATCAACTGTTCGGGACGCGGGGACAAGGACGTGGCCACGATTTCGGCGCGAGGGGTTCCGCCGGCGGTGGGGGTGAAGGCGTGA
- the trpA gene encoding tryptophan synthase subunit alpha yields the protein MSGEIAKAFARAKARGEGALVAYAMAGDPDLPRSVDVFTALVEGGADVVEVGVAFSDPIADGPVIQGAAERALKAGSTLKRVLDEVVPEVRRRCPETPLVIMTYVNVIMAFGEERFAKLARERGVAGAILPDLPPEESADLRATFDAAGVDLVPLCAPTTPRARAEAIARDARGFVYCVSVAGVTGMRAELPPDLSQRLDLVRAAAPVPVVAGFGISTAEQARTLSAHADGVVVGSALVRAAHADGPAAARALCAELKRGLKR from the coding sequence GTGAGCGGCGAAATCGCGAAGGCGTTCGCGCGGGCGAAGGCTCGCGGCGAGGGCGCGCTGGTGGCGTACGCCATGGCGGGGGACCCGGACCTGCCGCGCTCGGTGGACGTGTTCACCGCGCTGGTCGAGGGCGGCGCGGACGTGGTCGAGGTGGGCGTGGCGTTCAGCGACCCCATCGCGGACGGGCCCGTCATCCAGGGCGCGGCGGAGCGGGCGTTGAAGGCGGGCTCCACGCTGAAGCGCGTGCTGGACGAAGTGGTGCCCGAGGTGCGCCGCAGGTGCCCGGAGACGCCGCTGGTCATCATGACGTACGTCAACGTCATCATGGCGTTCGGCGAGGAGCGCTTCGCGAAGCTGGCGCGGGAGCGCGGCGTGGCGGGCGCCATCCTCCCGGACCTGCCTCCCGAGGAGAGCGCGGACCTGCGCGCCACCTTCGACGCGGCGGGCGTGGACCTCGTGCCGCTGTGCGCGCCGACCACGCCGCGAGCGCGCGCGGAGGCCATCGCCCGTGATGCACGGGGCTTCGTCTACTGCGTGTCCGTGGCGGGCGTGACGGGCATGCGCGCGGAGCTACCGCCGGACCTGTCTCAGCGACTGGACCTCGTGCGAGCGGCGGCGCCCGTGCCCGTGGTCGCCGGCTTCGGCATCTCCACCGCGGAGCAGGCGCGCACGCTGTCGGCGCACGCGGACGGTGTCGTGGTGGGCAGCGCGCTCGTCCGCGCGGCGCATGCCGATGGACCGGCCGCCGCCCGCGCGCTCTGCGCGGAGCTCAAGCGCGGCCTGAAGCGCTGA
- a CDS encoding histidine phosphatase family protein: MKARGPHVVLVRHGETAWSQSGQHTGRTDIPLLEGGREMAALLGEPLHAWKFAQVWTSPLSRAAETCALAGYGDVAIRRDDLMEWDYGDHEGRTSAEIRAEQSDWTIWRSGAPHGETADQIGARADRVIADARAVGGDVLIFSHGHFLRVLAARWLGLSPAEGRLFLLSTGSISALGREGEAAQPVLACWNDTTHLRGVSSRNL, encoded by the coding sequence ATGAAAGCGCGTGGACCTCATGTGGTGCTCGTCCGGCACGGCGAGACGGCGTGGAGCCAGAGTGGCCAGCACACCGGCCGCACGGACATCCCATTGCTGGAGGGTGGACGAGAGATGGCGGCGCTGCTCGGCGAGCCGCTCCACGCCTGGAAGTTCGCCCAGGTCTGGACCAGCCCGCTCAGCCGCGCGGCGGAGACCTGCGCGCTCGCGGGCTATGGGGATGTCGCCATCCGCCGGGACGACCTGATGGAGTGGGACTACGGCGACCACGAGGGGCGCACCAGCGCGGAGATTCGCGCGGAGCAATCGGACTGGACCATCTGGCGAAGCGGCGCTCCGCATGGAGAGACGGCGGACCAGATTGGCGCGCGGGCCGACCGGGTCATCGCGGACGCACGCGCCGTGGGAGGCGACGTCCTCATCTTCTCGCACGGCCACTTCCTGCGCGTGCTCGCGGCGCGCTGGCTGGGCCTCTCCCCCGCGGAAGGGCGGCTGTTCCTGCTGAGCACCGGCTCCATCAGCGCGCTCGGCCGCGAAGGCGAAGCGGCGCAGCCGGTCCTCGCGTGCTGGAACGACACCACGCACCTGCGGGGTGTCTCCAGTCGGAACCTGTGA
- a CDS encoding anthranilate synthase component II: protein MILVIDNYDSFTFNLVQLLYTLGAEVKVVRNDALDAAGVAAQGASHLVISPGPCTPHEAGVSVAAIAQARVPVLGVCLGHQSIGAAFGGNVIRAPEPVHGKAARIQHGGTGVFTGASQGFQAARYHSLVVEASSLPSELEATAWSQDGLIMALRHRTRPVVGFQFHPESVLTPEGPTLVKNFLEGRL, encoded by the coding sequence GTGATTCTCGTCATCGACAACTACGACTCGTTCACCTTCAACCTCGTCCAGCTCCTCTACACGCTGGGCGCCGAGGTGAAGGTCGTGCGCAACGACGCGCTGGACGCGGCCGGCGTCGCCGCGCAGGGGGCGTCGCACCTGGTGATTTCCCCGGGGCCCTGCACGCCCCACGAGGCGGGCGTCAGCGTCGCGGCCATCGCCCAGGCCCGCGTGCCGGTGCTCGGCGTGTGTCTGGGGCACCAGTCCATTGGCGCGGCCTTCGGGGGGAACGTGATTCGCGCGCCCGAGCCGGTGCACGGCAAGGCGGCGCGCATCCAGCACGGCGGTACCGGCGTGTTCACCGGCGCGAGCCAGGGCTTCCAGGCCGCGCGCTACCACTCGCTGGTGGTGGAGGCGTCCTCGCTGCCGTCCGAGCTGGAGGCCACCGCCTGGAGCCAGGACGGCCTCATCATGGCGCTGCGGCACCGCACGCGGCCGGTGGTGGGCTTCCAGTTCCATCCGGAGAGCGTGCTGACGCCGGAGGGGCCCACGCTGGTGAAGAACTTCCTCGAGGGGCGCCTCTGA
- a CDS encoding anthranilate synthase component I family protein: protein MDAQERKAAYRQRAEQGESVPVSVELPADLDTPLSAYLKLGGGSRGFILESCYGGERFGRYSHVGAHAAGRVRLDARGATVWRGSREERREGPPLDVLRALWRELAVARLPGEAPFLGGLVGYMGYNCVSWMEPTVPDRHPRDLSFPDSEWLVCEDFVTHDSRTGTLKVTAIARPSLHASVAAALKDAEARAQAMADRLQQPLPPEAYAPAPRMKGDGAPVACWDREGYEAAVARAQEYIRAGDIFQVVLARRFESRGAPPPLSLYRALRRVNPSPYLFLVELGEARALVGASPELLVQVRDGDVVVRPIAGTRRRGASEAQDLALEKELLADEKERAEHIMLVDLGRNDVGRVAAPGTVRVEDLMVIERYSHVMHLVSQVRGKLDARFDALDALASTFPAGTVSGAPKIRAMQIIDELEVQRRGPYSGAVGYLSFCGTLDVAIALRTFFVDGDRTMWTAGAGLVADSVPSKEADETEAKAGAMAAALRLAREGGGR from the coding sequence ATGGATGCACAGGAGCGGAAGGCGGCGTACCGCCAGCGGGCGGAGCAGGGCGAGTCGGTGCCGGTGTCGGTGGAGCTGCCGGCGGACCTCGACACCCCGCTGTCGGCGTACCTGAAGCTGGGCGGAGGCTCGCGCGGCTTCATCCTCGAGTCGTGCTACGGCGGCGAGCGCTTCGGGCGCTACAGCCACGTGGGCGCGCACGCGGCGGGTCGCGTGCGGCTGGACGCGCGGGGCGCCACGGTGTGGCGTGGCTCGCGCGAGGAGCGACGCGAGGGCCCTCCGCTGGACGTGCTCCGCGCGCTGTGGCGCGAGCTGGCCGTGGCCCGGCTCCCCGGCGAGGCGCCCTTCCTGGGCGGCCTGGTGGGGTACATGGGTTACAACTGCGTCTCGTGGATGGAGCCCACCGTCCCGGACCGCCACCCGCGCGACCTGTCCTTCCCCGACTCGGAATGGCTGGTGTGCGAGGACTTCGTCACCCACGACTCGCGCACGGGGACGCTGAAGGTCACCGCCATCGCCCGGCCGTCCCTGCACGCCAGCGTGGCGGCGGCGTTGAAGGACGCGGAGGCGCGCGCGCAGGCGATGGCCGACCGGCTCCAGCAGCCGCTTCCGCCGGAGGCCTACGCGCCCGCGCCGCGGATGAAGGGCGACGGGGCGCCGGTGGCCTGTTGGGATCGCGAAGGCTACGAGGCGGCGGTGGCGCGCGCGCAGGAGTACATCCGCGCGGGCGACATCTTCCAGGTGGTGCTGGCCCGGCGCTTCGAGTCGCGCGGGGCGCCGCCGCCGTTGTCGCTCTACCGCGCGCTGCGGCGGGTGAACCCCTCGCCCTACCTGTTCCTGGTGGAGCTGGGCGAGGCGCGAGCGCTGGTGGGGGCCTCGCCGGAGCTGCTGGTGCAGGTGCGCGACGGTGACGTGGTGGTGCGCCCCATCGCGGGGACGCGGCGGCGTGGCGCCTCCGAGGCGCAGGACCTGGCGCTGGAGAAGGAGCTGCTCGCGGACGAGAAGGAGCGCGCCGAGCACATCATGCTGGTGGACCTGGGCCGCAACGACGTGGGCCGCGTGGCCGCCCCGGGCACGGTGCGCGTCGAGGACCTGATGGTCATCGAGCGCTACAGCCACGTGATGCACCTGGTCTCCCAGGTGCGAGGGAAGCTGGACGCGCGCTTCGACGCGTTGGACGCGCTGGCGAGCACGTTCCCCGCGGGGACCGTGTCCGGCGCGCCGAAGATTCGCGCGATGCAGATCATCGACGAGCTGGAGGTGCAGCGGCGCGGCCCCTATTCGGGCGCGGTGGGCTACCTGTCCTTCTGCGGCACGCTGGACGTGGCCATCGCCCTGAGGACCTTCTTCGTGGATGGGGACCGGACGATGTGGACCGCGGGCGCGGGGCTCGTCGCGGACTCCGTGCCCTCGAAGGAGGCGGACGAGACGGAGGCCAAGGCGGGCGCCATGGCCGCCGCGCTCCGGCTGGCGCGCGAGGGAGGTGGCCGGTGA
- a CDS encoding SH3 domain-containing protein, whose amino-acid sequence MTPVLLMSLVLTQSPPLHLQYSAPSDAAQRTLESYELSEWEPSAKADLYVGVDEANLRQTPSADAAVVTTLPLGAAVRVLERRAERVKVGEYVNHWYSVEYIDTKGTAATGDDQRHVGWLFGNTLTPYRFESDFDGDGELEVATVVMSGDFKIRVRVMEPRVKPPRRVSSVDLTPAGGGYLSVEGGPARAKLVSAKTAGIALVQVDSSPEACGDYRTTFVSYTVPGKKKGVLGKAQLALELAGLSDPPSHSDFKVSFQPKTKGLTVAQTTYEDDEKGGVKDEVTTRTPFILSEGVYMEQVPSGVAGSETMR is encoded by the coding sequence ATGACGCCCGTGCTGCTGATGTCACTCGTGCTCACCCAGTCGCCGCCGCTCCACCTGCAGTATTCCGCGCCCTCGGACGCGGCCCAGCGGACGTTGGAGTCCTACGAGCTGAGCGAATGGGAGCCCTCCGCCAAGGCGGACCTCTACGTCGGCGTGGACGAGGCGAACCTGCGACAGACGCCCTCGGCGGACGCGGCCGTCGTCACCACGCTGCCCCTGGGCGCGGCCGTGCGGGTGCTCGAACGGCGCGCGGAGCGGGTGAAGGTGGGGGAGTACGTCAACCACTGGTACTCGGTGGAGTACATCGACACGAAGGGCACCGCCGCGACGGGGGACGACCAGCGCCATGTGGGCTGGCTCTTCGGCAACACGCTGACGCCCTACCGCTTCGAGAGCGACTTCGACGGCGACGGGGAGCTGGAGGTCGCCACGGTGGTGATGAGCGGCGACTTCAAGATTCGCGTCCGGGTGATGGAGCCCCGCGTGAAGCCGCCGCGCAGGGTGTCCAGCGTGGACCTCACGCCCGCCGGAGGCGGGTACCTCTCCGTGGAGGGCGGACCCGCGCGGGCGAAGCTCGTCTCCGCGAAGACGGCGGGCATCGCGCTGGTGCAGGTCGATTCGAGCCCGGAGGCCTGCGGCGATTACCGCACCACGTTCGTGAGCTACACGGTGCCGGGGAAGAAGAAGGGCGTGCTGGGCAAGGCTCAGCTCGCCCTGGAGCTGGCGGGCCTGTCCGACCCGCCCAGCCATTCGGACTTCAAGGTCTCCTTCCAGCCGAAGACGAAGGGCCTCACGGTGGCGCAGACGACCTACGAGGACGACGAGAAGGGCGGGGTGAAGGACGAGGTGACGACGCGCACACCCTTCATCCTGTCGGAGGGGGTGTACATGGAGCAGGTCCCCTCGGGCGTCGCGGGGTCGGAGACGATGCGGTAG